The following coding sequences lie in one Mercenaria mercenaria strain notata chromosome 5, MADL_Memer_1, whole genome shotgun sequence genomic window:
- the LOC123557309 gene encoding ankyrin repeat and KH domain-containing protein 1-like, whose amino-acid sequence MRRNIPRSDLLPALQPDEQAGTSENLAADDGWNVFRYIKEKWNQMGSWRFPGLYDDIKAGTGRNFNNNEPRSDVNNVNFRYSDGSTPLTRALKSNDQTTLEYLLEVPGIDLEFPEKMAHGLGCVYSEPCKPPLIVAVKTGHIQLVKLLLDAGANVNSTDGEKYSVLYHSVDSGYTEITQLLLQYSPILECSHDCYDPIHMACQHGNLEIVKMLVTAGCCIDPDKVESCVSPLQNAIGNCSEEICLYLLEHGADTHNKGNCDTEPFLRMCQMGLSKVVDFCVHTGCDINMVSKDGMTALMLATKLHNYVFQRSLLFGTKNSQSDIEKLEPSVCELYQRRVDVVKCLCRAGSKLETTCAINKEPMTALSMAVKAYNLPTAVVLLKHGAKWDENCHKALVEASKYLGQHDTISSPNLFILKFYIPKILRLLQHRHCTKFQRETDTVFTVPDLRDACRQVIRQRLKQYTESNLVDSFSILPHIPSLNVPVLLKDYLCYKEIHEDDYANLNT is encoded by the exons ATGAGAAGAAATATTCCACGAAGTGACCTGCTACCTGCTCTGCAACCGGATGAACAGGCTGGGACTTCAGAAAATCTTGCAGCAGACGACGGATGGAATGTTTTCAGATACATCAAAGAGAAATGGAATCAG ATGGGAAGTTGGCGTTTCCCAGGTCTCTATGACGACATCAAAGCCGGAACGGGTAGAAACTTCAACAATAATG aaccacGCAGTGACGTAAATAACGTTAACTTCCGGTACAGCGATGGTTCCACGCCTCTCACGCGGGCGTTGAAGTCCAATGATCAAACAACGTTGGAATACTTGCTAGAGGTACCAGGCATTGACTTAGAGTTCCCAGAGAAAATGGCTCATGGACTTGGATGTGTATACAG CGAGCCGTGTAAACCGCCATTGATAGTGGCAGTAAAAACCGGTCACATACAACTAGTCAAACTTCTACTGGACGCTGGAGCTAATGTGAATTCCACTGACGGAGAAAA ATATTCAGTCTTGTACCACAGCGTTGACAGCGGGTATACGGAAATAACGCAGCTGTTGCTACAATATAGCCCCATCCTAGAATGCTCTCACGACTGTTACGATCCTATACACATGGCATGTCAGCACGGGAACTTGGAGATTGTTAAAATGCTAGTCACAGCTG GTTGTTGTATTGACCCAGACAAAGTGGAAAGCTGTGTGTCTCCACTTCAAAATGCGATTGGAAATTGTTCAGAAGAGATATGTTTGTACCTGTTAGAACATGGTGCTGATACTCATAACAAAGGCAACTGTGATACTGAACCTTTCCTTAGGATGTGCCAAATGGGACTTTCTAAAGTGGTCGATTTTTGTGTTCACACCGGCTGTGATATCAATATGGTATCTAAAGATGGAATGACAGCTCTTATGTTGGCAACTaaactgcataattatgtttttcaaaGATCTCTTCTGTTTGGAACTAAGAACAGCCAGTCAGATATTGAGAAGCTCGAACCCAGTGTGTGTGAACTTTATCAAAGGAGAGTAGATGTGGTGAAATGTCTATGTAGAGCTGGAAGTAAACTTGAAACAACATGTGCAATAAATAAAGAGCCAATGACAGCATTATCAATGGCAGTAAAAGCTTACAATCTGCCCACTGCTGTGGTTTTACTGAAACATGGGGCCAAATGGGATGAAAATTGCCACAAGGCATTAGTAGAAGCTTCTAAATACCTCGGTCAACATGATACCATAAGTTCTCCAAACctgtttatattgaaattttatattccaAAGATATTAAGGCTTCTTCAGCATAGGCATTGTACCAAGTTTCAGAGGGAAACAGACACGGTATTTACTGTTCCAGATCTCCGAGACGCTTGTAGACAGGTTATACGTCAGAGATTAAAACAATATACAGAATCAAACTTGGTAGATAGTTTTTCAATTTTACCACATATTCCGTCCTTAAATGTGCCTGTATTGTTAAAGGATTATCTTTGTTATAAAGAAATACATGAAGATGATTATGCTAATTTAAATACATGA